A DNA window from Pogona vitticeps strain Pit_001003342236 chromosome 2, PviZW2.1, whole genome shotgun sequence contains the following coding sequences:
- the LOC140703775 gene encoding uncharacterized protein LOC140703775 — protein sequence MMHSECTSREKSLRGERQYKCLQCGKSFRKSSTLSCHQRMHTGEKPYTCMECGKSFSHSSKLNLHQRTHTGEKPYKCTECGKSFSQRVHLSSHQRTHTGEKPYKCMECGKNFSRQVHLSSHQRTHTGEKPYKCMECGKSFSHSNSLSLHQRTHTGERPYKCMECGKNFSRQVHLSSHQRTHTGEKPYKCMECGKNFSQSDSLSSHLRIHTGEKPYKCMECGKCFSKSSNFSSHQRTHTGEKPYKCMECGKSFSHSNSLSLHQRTHTGERPYKCMECGKSFSRQDHLSLHQRTHTGEKPYKCLECGKSFSQKDSLSSHLRIHTGEKPYKCLDCGKSFGQRGTLSLHLRIHTGEKPYKCMECGKSFRRRVFLSSHRRTHTGEKPYKCMECGKSFSQSGALSLHQRTHTGEKPYKCMECGKSFSDNNTLKSHQRTHTGEKPYKCMECGKTFSQSGTLSLHRRTHTGEKPYKCMECGKNCSRQVHLSSHRRTHTGEKPYTCMECGKSFSDNSTLKSHQRTHTGEKPYKCMECGKSFSQSSTLSSHRRTHTGEKPYKCMECGKSFSHCKSLHLHQRTHTGEKL from the coding sequence ATGATGCACAGTGAATGTACTTCACGTGAAAAATCCCTGAGAGGTGAGAGACAATACAAATGcctacagtgtggaaagagcttcagaaagAGCAGTACGCTCAGTTGCCATCAAAGAatgcacactggagagaaaccatatacatgcatggaatgtggaaagagcttcagtcacagcagtaaacttaatttacatcaaagaactcacactggggaaaaaccatataaatgcacggaatgtgggaagagctttagtcagagagttcacctgagttcacatcaaagaacgcacactggggagaaaccatataaatgcatggaatgtgggaagaacttcagtCGGCAagttcacctgagttcacatcaaagaactcacactggggagaaaccatataaatgcatggaatgtggaaagagcttcagtcacagcaactCCTtgagtttacatcaaagaactcacactggggagagaccatataaatgcatggaatgtgggaagaacttcagtCGGCAAgttcacctgagttcccatcaaagaactcacactggggagaaaccatataaatgcatggaatgtgggaagaacttcagtCAGAGCGATAGTCTTAGTTCCCAtctaagaattcacactggggagaaaccatataaatgcatggaatgtgggaagtgcttcagtaaaAGCAGTAACttcagttcacatcaaagaactcacactggggagaaaccatataaatgcatggaatgtggaaagagcttcagtcacagcaactCCTtgagtttacatcaaagaactcacactggggagagaccatataaatgcatggaatgtggaaagagcttcagtcggcaAGATCACctgagtttacatcaaagaactcacactggggagaaaccatataaatgcttggaatgtgggaagagcttcagtcagaaggATAGCCTTAGTTCCCAtctaagaattcacactggggagaaaccatataaatgcttggattgtggaaagagcttcggTCAGAGGGGTACCTTGAGTTTACAtctaagaattcacactggggagaaaccatataaatgcatggaatgtggaaagagcttccgtcgTAGAGTTTTCCTGAGTTCCCatcgaagaactcacactggagagaaaccatataaatgtatggaatgtggaaagagcttcagtcagagcggtGCCTtgagtttacatcaaagaactcacactggagagaaaccttataaatgcatggaatgtggaaagagctttagtgataACAATACCCTTaaatcacatcaaagaactcacactggggagaaaccatataaatgcatggaatgtgggaagaccttcagtcagagtggtaCCTTGAGTTTACatcgaagaactcacactggggagaaaccatataaatgcatggaatgtgggaagaactgCAGTCGGCAAgttcacctgagttcccatcgaagaactcacactggggagaaaccatatacatgcatggaatgtggaaagagctttagtgataACAGTACCCTTaaatcacatcaaagaactcacactggggagaaaccatataaatgcatggaatgtgggaagagcttcagtcagagtagtaCCTTGAGTTCCCatcgaagaactcacactggggagaaaccatataaatgcatggaatgtgggaagagcttcagtcactgCAAATCCTTgcatttacatcaaagaactcacacaggggaaaaactgTAG